The following coding sequences lie in one Gemmatimonadaceae bacterium genomic window:
- the asnB gene encoding asparagine synthase (glutamine-hydrolyzing), with translation MPSAERTVAFATGQPRARLISASTRSMCGICGLAHSDSTQPVDLGVAHRMRDAIAHRGPDGEGMHVEAGVALAHRRLSIIDLEGGAQPLSNEDGTVWVTYNGEIYNFQDLKDSLVKRGHLFRTHCDTEVLVHAYEEWGDGFVARLNGMFAFAIHDVKRRRVLLARDHLGIKPLFYCLRDATLYFASEIKGILAAGVPARVRPESLQEYLIFRYVAGTNTFFDDVRRLAPGHTAAFEQGRITVSRYWTPPVGEDAVTSLDEAAEALDPLLREAVASQMMSDVPLGTFCSGGVDSGLVSAYAAASSSHTLQTFAVGFEDPAWDERGLAADTAARIKSDHHTVVAEPSEFLGLLPLLVRHHDEPLSHPNSIPLFQLSRFARRHVTVVLTGEGADELFCGYPRYHIARWRAAAEPLPGVLRGALASVIAAGPGHRPAKMANSLREKLDDAILLNSAYVAPELVARLSANPVDAAFDERRCLLDRARSNAGSVATLSRYELLTYLCCALDRIDRMSMAASLEGRVPFLDVPLVEWGLQLTGRLKLSGTENKAVVKRVAERYLSPTVTRGAKSGFGIPLDAWFRSPVFAPLLTRLKDPSHPAASLFDQTVLQRLVAEQVSGAADHGESLWLLGNVYVWAEQHGAAV, from the coding sequence ATGCCGTCAGCGGAACGTACCGTCGCGTTTGCGACCGGTCAACCGCGCGCGCGTCTCATTTCAGCTTCGACTCGATCGATGTGCGGCATCTGCGGACTGGCACATTCTGATTCGACGCAACCCGTCGATCTCGGCGTCGCGCATCGCATGCGCGACGCGATCGCGCATCGCGGCCCCGACGGTGAAGGCATGCACGTCGAGGCGGGCGTTGCGCTCGCACACCGGCGTCTGAGCATCATCGATCTCGAGGGCGGCGCTCAACCGCTCTCGAACGAGGACGGAACGGTCTGGGTCACATACAATGGAGAGATCTACAATTTTCAGGACCTCAAAGATTCACTCGTCAAGCGTGGACACCTGTTCCGCACACACTGTGATACGGAGGTGCTGGTCCATGCCTACGAGGAGTGGGGCGACGGCTTCGTAGCTCGGCTCAACGGAATGTTCGCGTTCGCGATTCACGACGTGAAGCGGCGACGCGTGCTCCTCGCCCGCGATCATCTCGGGATCAAGCCGTTGTTCTACTGTCTGCGCGATGCCACGCTGTATTTCGCGTCTGAGATCAAAGGGATCCTCGCGGCCGGCGTTCCCGCGCGCGTGCGCCCCGAGAGTCTTCAGGAGTATTTGATTTTTCGATACGTCGCCGGGACGAACACGTTCTTCGACGACGTGCGGCGCCTCGCGCCTGGACACACGGCCGCATTCGAACAGGGACGGATCACGGTGTCGCGTTACTGGACACCGCCCGTCGGCGAGGACGCCGTCACCTCGCTCGACGAAGCCGCCGAAGCGTTGGACCCGTTGCTCCGCGAGGCCGTCGCGTCGCAGATGATGAGCGACGTGCCGCTCGGTACGTTCTGCAGCGGCGGCGTCGACTCCGGACTGGTGAGCGCGTACGCGGCGGCGTCGTCCTCGCACACGCTTCAGACGTTCGCCGTCGGCTTTGAGGACCCGGCGTGGGATGAGCGCGGTCTCGCCGCCGACACCGCCGCGAGAATCAAGTCGGACCATCACACTGTCGTCGCCGAGCCGAGCGAGTTCCTCGGTCTGCTTCCGCTGTTGGTCCGACACCACGACGAGCCGCTAAGCCATCCGAACTCGATCCCGCTCTTTCAGCTCAGCCGGTTCGCACGCCGGCACGTGACCGTCGTGCTCACCGGCGAGGGCGCGGATGAATTGTTCTGCGGGTATCCTCGCTACCACATCGCTCGATGGCGCGCGGCCGCCGAACCGCTGCCCGGTGTTTTGCGTGGCGCGCTGGCGAGCGTGATCGCTGCCGGCCCCGGTCATCGGCCCGCGAAGATGGCCAACAGCCTTCGCGAAAAGCTCGACGACGCGATTCTTCTCAATTCGGCGTACGTCGCTCCTGAATTGGTCGCCCGGCTCTCCGCGAATCCGGTCGACGCGGCGTTCGACGAACGGCGCTGTCTGCTCGACCGCGCGCGATCGAATGCCGGTTCAGTGGCGACGCTCTCTCGGTACGAGCTGCTCACGTACCTCTGTTGCGCCCTCGATCGCATCGACCGGATGTCGATGGCGGCGAGTCTCGAGGGACGTGTGCCGTTCCTCGACGTCCCCCTCGTCGAGTGGGGGCTGCAACTCACCGGGCGACTCAAGCTGTCGGGCACCGAGAACAAGGCCGTCGTCAAACGCGTCGCGGAGCGGTACTTGAGTCCGACGGTCACGCGCGGCGCGAAATCCGGATTCGGCATTCCACTCGACGCGTGGTTCCGCTCGCCGGTGTTCGCTCCGCTGCTCACGCGCTTGAAGGATCCGTCGCATCCGGCTGCGTCGCTGTTCGATCAAACCGTACTCCAGCGTCTCGTCGCCGAACAGGTGAGCGGCGCGGCCGACCACGGCGAGTCCCTGTGGCTCCTCGGGAACGTCTACGTCTGGGCGGAGCAGCATGGCGCCGCGGTCTAG
- a CDS encoding glycosyltransferase family 4 protein, with protein MTLRVLYVYQGDWPRNAVRVRKQTQALAADGFAVRLLAANPNNKSRRERNDWMEIERVPSFGGGRIGAALGFPVFANPLWVWEIWRAARDFRPDCMIVSDLPLAPTVLRVGRALGVPVHYEISDVYPVAFRSNRDAHPSLASRIARNPTVAEALDRGVIRGAASVFVVSEESRARCIAMGASPDAVALVGNTPAQLTDLTTMPALPADLAGWEDRVVVLFLGNLLSDRGLMLSLDAMALAVRAFPKLALAIVGDGPETRPLATRIDELGLGDCVRLLGWKSHEVHDDYYRHAAIGLLAFLSTEHIEITLPNKLFDYMGAALPVVASDVASLRRVVEATGAGVLVPPGNAAALADALVTLARDPARRQALGAAGRAAIEGAYSWEHDRARMLEQIRRSLGDGE; from the coding sequence TTGACTCTTCGCGTCCTGTACGTCTACCAGGGCGATTGGCCGCGCAACGCCGTTCGGGTTCGCAAACAGACGCAGGCGCTGGCCGCTGACGGTTTCGCCGTACGGCTGCTCGCCGCGAATCCGAACAACAAGTCGCGCCGCGAGCGCAACGACTGGATGGAGATCGAGCGCGTGCCGTCGTTCGGCGGCGGTCGGATCGGCGCGGCGTTGGGTTTTCCGGTCTTCGCGAATCCGCTCTGGGTGTGGGAGATCTGGCGCGCGGCGCGCGACTTCCGTCCGGACTGTATGATCGTGAGCGATCTGCCGCTCGCGCCGACGGTGTTGCGCGTCGGGCGCGCCCTTGGCGTTCCCGTGCACTACGAGATCTCGGACGTTTATCCCGTGGCGTTCCGATCCAATCGCGACGCGCATCCGAGCCTCGCGTCTCGTATCGCGCGAAACCCGACCGTCGCGGAGGCGTTGGATCGCGGCGTGATTCGCGGCGCGGCGTCCGTCTTCGTCGTGTCGGAGGAGTCTCGCGCCCGGTGCATCGCGATGGGCGCCTCACCCGACGCGGTCGCGCTCGTTGGCAACACGCCGGCGCAGCTGACGGACTTGACGACGATGCCCGCGCTGCCCGCCGACCTCGCGGGCTGGGAAGACCGGGTGGTCGTCCTGTTTCTTGGCAACCTGCTCTCGGACCGCGGCCTGATGTTGTCGCTCGACGCGATGGCGCTCGCGGTGCGCGCGTTCCCGAAGCTCGCGCTCGCGATCGTCGGCGACGGCCCGGAAACGCGTCCGCTGGCGACGCGAATCGACGAGCTCGGACTCGGCGACTGCGTGCGTCTGCTCGGCTGGAAGAGCCATGAGGTGCACGACGACTACTACAGGCACGCGGCGATCGGCCTGCTGGCGTTTCTCAGCACCGAGCACATCGAGATCACGCTGCCGAACAAGCTGTTCGACTACATGGGCGCGGCGTTGCCCGTCGTCGCGAGCGACGTCGCCTCTTTGCGCCGCGTCGTCGAAGCAACGGGCGCCGGCGTGCTCGTTCCTCCGGGGAACGCCGCCGCGCTGGCCGACGCGCTGGTCACCTTGGCGCGCGACCCGGCGCGCCGCCAGGCGCTCGGCGCCGCGGGGCGCGCCGCCATCGAGGGTGCGTACTCGTGGGAGCACGACCGCGCACGCATGCTCGAGCAGATTCGCCGCTCACTCGGAGACGGCGAGTGA
- a CDS encoding formyltransferase family protein produces the protein MIPLPSQATSSGLRVVVLTCGDLGIEVANALSCVAGVDVVALFKSPWMRSALSVRQKIRHVVRTQGVGGLFRVARSRILPRTTTTRELMSLDSRVTLLEFDDFHSPAARERLVELRPDLGVVAGTYILRDGIFDIPRYGSINLHSGKAQLYRGSAPAFWELYNGETEVGITIHRVSPAVDAGDVLRQEIFALDSAPSGDPIAYIERYRRDVLRPNGVRMLVDVVREIAAGTAIATAQDHSAARTYRAPDYKAVRELRARVRRRRGGAT, from the coding sequence GTGATCCCGCTTCCATCGCAGGCGACGTCGTCCGGGCTGCGCGTCGTCGTACTGACGTGCGGCGATCTCGGCATCGAGGTCGCGAACGCTCTCTCGTGCGTAGCGGGCGTCGACGTCGTCGCACTGTTCAAGTCGCCCTGGATGCGCAGCGCGCTGTCGGTGCGACAGAAGATCCGGCACGTCGTGCGCACGCAAGGCGTCGGCGGCCTGTTCAGGGTCGCGCGCTCACGGATCCTTCCGCGGACGACGACGACTCGCGAGCTGATGTCGCTCGATTCGCGAGTGACGCTGCTCGAGTTCGACGATTTTCATTCGCCGGCCGCGCGTGAACGGCTGGTCGAGCTGCGACCGGACCTCGGCGTCGTCGCGGGCACGTACATCCTTCGCGACGGCATCTTCGACATTCCTCGGTACGGATCGATCAACCTGCACTCGGGAAAGGCACAGCTGTATCGCGGCTCGGCGCCGGCGTTCTGGGAGCTCTACAACGGCGAGACGGAGGTCGGGATCACGATCCATCGGGTGTCGCCGGCGGTCGACGCCGGCGACGTGCTCCGGCAGGAAATCTTCGCCCTCGACTCGGCTCCCTCGGGCGATCCGATCGCGTACATCGAGCGATATCGCCGAGATGTGCTGCGACCGAACGGCGTTCGGATGCTCGTCGATGTGGTGCGCGAGATCGCCGCCGGAACGGCGATCGCCACCGCGCAAGACCATAGCGCCGCGCGCACGTATCGCGCGCCCGACTACAAGGCGGTCCGCGAGCTCCGCGCACGGGTTCGTCGTCGGCGGGGCGGAGCCACGTGA
- a CDS encoding polysaccharide deacetylase family protein produces the protein MSRRLKAALGFLIFQLGLHRIMLRRKAIVVLFHRVDDRYASDAISCSVEKFERFCTFFCRYFTVVPLGTLVEKVQRGEDVSGHLVVTFDDGYLDNHQIAAPLLKRRQVPACFFIATDFVESDRVPWWDREAGIQSEWMSWDQVRDLAAQGFELGAHTCNHVDLGVVNGEEARREITDSGTRLAKEVGVDVGLFSYPYGRRNQITDANRQLVRDAGYDCCMSAYGGNVTPDSNPYDLRRIPISQWYVSAYQFGFEALRA, from the coding sequence GTGAGCCGGCGTCTCAAGGCCGCACTGGGCTTCCTGATCTTCCAGCTCGGACTGCATCGCATCATGCTGCGGCGGAAGGCGATCGTCGTGCTGTTTCATCGCGTCGACGACCGCTACGCGTCCGACGCCATCAGCTGTTCGGTCGAGAAGTTCGAGCGGTTCTGCACCTTTTTTTGTCGATACTTCACCGTCGTGCCGCTCGGCACGCTGGTCGAGAAGGTGCAGCGCGGCGAGGATGTGAGCGGGCATCTCGTCGTCACGTTCGACGACGGATATCTCGACAATCACCAGATCGCGGCGCCCCTCCTGAAGCGGCGGCAAGTGCCCGCGTGTTTCTTCATCGCGACCGACTTCGTCGAGAGCGATCGGGTGCCGTGGTGGGACCGGGAGGCCGGCATCCAGTCCGAGTGGATGAGCTGGGACCAGGTGCGAGATCTCGCGGCACAGGGATTCGAGCTCGGCGCGCACACCTGCAATCACGTGGATCTGGGCGTCGTCAACGGCGAAGAAGCTCGGCGCGAGATCACGGACTCGGGCACCCGGCTCGCCAAGGAAGTCGGCGTCGACGTCGGGCTTTTCAGCTATCCCTACGGGCGCCGGAATCAGATCACCGACGCGAACCGCCAGCTCGTGCGCGACGCGGGCTACGACTGCTGCATGTCGGCGTACGGGGGCAACGTGACGCCCGACTCGAACCCCTACGATCTGCGGCGGATCCCGATCTCACAGTGGTACGTGAGCGCATATCAGTTCGGCTTCGAGGCGCTCAGAGCCTGA
- a CDS encoding class I SAM-dependent methyltransferase yields the protein MVRAQLRELYWKVERLIVPGLKYSQETYEEELFRIVQPGMVWLDLGCGRSLLPPWRSEGERRLTARARSLVGVDPDLAALGDNRSLTDRVAGNASRLPFRDRIFDLVTANMVVEHLADPVSQFREIARVLRPGGRFVFHTPNARGYDTLAARMIPEFAKKGMLRVLEGRHPEDVYPTFYRANTPRQVESASSQAGLRVESIKLFVSTAATASVLPLAIVELFWIRLLMTEPLRGLRPNSIVILSKAAD from the coding sequence ATGGTTCGCGCTCAACTTCGCGAGCTGTACTGGAAAGTCGAGCGCTTGATCGTCCCGGGGCTCAAGTACTCGCAGGAGACGTACGAGGAAGAGCTCTTTCGAATCGTTCAGCCGGGAATGGTGTGGCTCGATCTGGGTTGCGGGCGCTCGCTCCTGCCGCCATGGCGCTCGGAGGGCGAGAGACGACTCACGGCTCGCGCGCGATCGTTGGTGGGAGTCGACCCGGACTTGGCCGCGCTTGGCGACAATCGTTCGCTCACCGACCGAGTCGCGGGAAACGCGTCGCGATTGCCGTTTCGCGATAGGATATTCGATCTGGTCACCGCGAACATGGTCGTCGAACATCTGGCCGATCCCGTGAGTCAGTTTCGCGAGATCGCGAGGGTTCTGCGCCCCGGCGGACGGTTCGTCTTTCACACGCCGAACGCGCGCGGATACGACACGCTCGCCGCGCGCATGATTCCCGAGTTTGCAAAAAAGGGAATGCTGCGGGTGCTCGAAGGCCGGCATCCCGAAGACGTCTATCCGACCTTCTATCGGGCGAACACTCCCCGTCAGGTCGAGTCGGCGTCCTCACAGGCCGGACTGCGCGTCGAGAGCATCAAGCTGTTCGTGAGCACGGCCGCCACCGCAAGTGTGCTCCCGCTCGCGATCGTCGAGTTGTTCTGGATTCGCCTGCTCATGACAGAGCCGCTGCGGGGCCTGCGGCCAAACTCGATCGTGATTCTGTCCAAGGCCGCCGACTGA
- a CDS encoding MBOAT family O-acyltransferase, translating into MSLVSVVFLFGFLPIVVIGTHLLRDFVSAKAAQAWILGASLVFYAGGSVRFLPLLLASAAFNWGVGRALSSPRYAQPTRKRIMIFGLTVDVLVLCVAKYTNFIVGIFGGGRVAHWAFPLGISFFTIAQVMYLVDAYERLIPASSAFDHFTFASFFPNVTAGPLERVKHFVGQLNDIGGQDGRDERLARGIALMAIGLFKKAVIADSFARVADAGYANVATLSIAGAWLTSLAYTFQLYFDFSGYSDLAIGAARLLGIRLVNNFNAPYRSRTMSEYWQRWHISLSNFITTYLYTPIIRSMGRGRVTVHKACVASLLAMTIAGFWHGPAWTFVLWGTLQGAGIAAYQYWKRLKRPMPDVAATIVTFLFINLTMVVFRSPSVPTALTLAGRLVYAPEVLGVGTVLNAIPSAAIRLIALPIAFGGVVAFAGPTSSELVEGFQLRRRAAAGVAVAVAVSVAFIVAGTGSDFVYRAF; encoded by the coding sequence ATGTCGCTCGTCTCCGTCGTGTTTCTCTTCGGTTTTCTCCCGATCGTCGTGATCGGGACGCATTTGTTGCGCGATTTCGTCTCGGCAAAAGCTGCGCAAGCCTGGATTCTCGGCGCGTCGCTCGTGTTCTACGCGGGTGGGTCGGTTCGGTTTCTCCCGCTGTTGCTCGCCTCGGCGGCGTTCAATTGGGGAGTGGGCCGCGCGCTGTCGTCGCCGCGCTACGCGCAGCCGACGCGCAAGCGCATCATGATCTTCGGCCTGACGGTGGACGTGCTCGTCCTCTGCGTCGCCAAGTACACCAACTTCATCGTCGGAATCTTCGGCGGCGGCCGCGTCGCGCACTGGGCGTTTCCGCTCGGCATCAGCTTCTTCACGATCGCGCAGGTGATGTACCTCGTGGACGCGTACGAACGGCTCATTCCCGCGAGCTCGGCGTTCGACCATTTCACGTTCGCGTCGTTCTTTCCAAACGTCACCGCCGGCCCGTTGGAGCGCGTGAAGCATTTTGTGGGACAGCTGAACGACATCGGCGGCCAGGACGGACGCGACGAGCGTCTCGCTCGCGGCATCGCGCTGATGGCCATCGGGCTGTTCAAGAAGGCGGTGATCGCGGACTCGTTCGCTCGCGTCGCCGACGCGGGATACGCGAACGTCGCCACGCTGTCCATCGCGGGCGCGTGGCTCACGTCGCTCGCCTATACGTTCCAGCTGTACTTCGATTTCAGCGGATATTCGGATCTGGCGATCGGCGCGGCGAGGCTGCTCGGCATTCGCCTCGTGAACAACTTCAACGCGCCGTACCGTTCGCGCACGATGAGCGAATACTGGCAGCGCTGGCACATCAGCCTGTCGAACTTCATCACGACGTACCTCTACACGCCGATCATCCGGAGCATGGGGCGGGGAAGGGTCACCGTCCACAAGGCATGCGTGGCGTCGTTACTGGCGATGACGATCGCCGGATTCTGGCACGGCCCGGCGTGGACGTTCGTCCTCTGGGGAACGCTGCAGGGCGCGGGAATCGCCGCGTATCAGTACTGGAAGCGGCTCAAGCGGCCGATGCCGGACGTCGCCGCGACGATCGTCACGTTTCTGTTCATCAACCTGACGATGGTCGTTTTCCGCTCGCCGTCCGTGCCGACCGCGCTCACTCTCGCCGGACGATTGGTGTACGCGCCGGAAGTCCTGGGAGTCGGAACGGTGCTGAACGCCATTCCCTCGGCGGCGATTCGCTTGATCGCGCTCCCGATCGCGTTCGGCGGTGTCGTGGCGTTCGCGGGGCCGACGTCGTCGGAGCTCGTCGAGGGCTTCCAGCTCAGGCGCCGAGCGGCGGCCGGGGTCGCGGTGGCCGTCGCCGTCTCGGTCGCGTTCATCGTCGCGGGAACGGGGAGCGATTTTGTCTACCGCGCCTTCTAG
- a CDS encoding acyl carrier protein: MPDILDRLQPLFRDVLDNPSLTVTRASSGLNVPGWDSLAHITLVAETEREFGIRFALGELETLKNVGDMVDLIERKISA; the protein is encoded by the coding sequence GTGCCGGACATACTTGATCGGCTGCAGCCGTTGTTCCGCGATGTGCTCGACAACCCGTCGCTCACCGTTACGCGGGCGTCGAGCGGCCTGAACGTGCCGGGCTGGGACTCGCTCGCGCACATCACGCTGGTCGCCGAAACGGAGCGCGAGTTCGGAATCCGCTTCGCGCTCGGCGAGCTCGAGACGTTGAAGAACGTGGGCGACATGGTCGACCTCATCGAGAGGAAGATCAGCGCCTGA
- a CDS encoding HAD-IIIC family phosphatase, which yields MLAFPHDFPLLFRKRRSLTRARAEQAGLAPVRIAMLGGPTTQELASWLELFLLDRGIKPVIYQSEYNKYFEDTVLDSSALVEFAPDLVYLHLTSVNLQVPNAANEEELEAAVRSRLDHFAAVWGAVWSALPCQIIMNTFETPALRPLGHLDASSFAGASHFVARLNRELVRAARINSRLLLHDAASLAATSGVAWHAPDRWYSYKIPTSPEADVVTGHSLASLIAAARGRSRKVLVLDLDNTMWGGVIGDDGPDKIVIGRETPRGEAYTAFQEYARRLKDRGVLLAVCSKNDDAMARRGFSHPDSVLRIGDFAAFVANWEPKHQNIEAIARQLNLGLDSFVFVDDNPAERHLVEAQLPMVAVPNVGDDVCRYPAIIDAARYFETISLSAEDAQRTALYAQNAEREALAQKFEDYDAYLASLGMVGEIDAFSPVYLDRITQLTNKTNQFNLTTRRYTKAEMEAVAADPEYITLYGRLTDVFGDNGLVSVVIGRRDDRTLHVDLWLMSCRVLKRGMEDAMLDALVLRARQAGVDRIVGYYIPTARNGMVAEHYSKLGFTQLTDDGPERTSWCLELAGEREYSPRNRHIRHANGGGGEKTGAGHT from the coding sequence ATGCTCGCCTTTCCGCACGATTTTCCGTTGTTGTTCCGAAAGCGCCGGAGCCTGACCCGAGCCCGCGCCGAGCAGGCCGGATTGGCGCCGGTCAGGATCGCGATGCTGGGCGGTCCGACGACGCAGGAACTCGCGTCGTGGCTCGAGCTCTTTTTGCTCGACCGCGGGATCAAGCCGGTCATTTATCAGTCCGAGTACAACAAATACTTCGAGGACACGGTTCTCGACTCGAGCGCGCTCGTCGAATTCGCGCCCGATTTGGTGTACCTGCACCTCACGTCGGTGAACCTGCAGGTCCCGAACGCGGCGAACGAGGAGGAGCTGGAGGCGGCCGTACGTTCGCGCCTGGATCACTTTGCCGCCGTGTGGGGCGCGGTGTGGTCCGCGCTGCCGTGCCAAATCATCATGAACACCTTCGAGACCCCTGCTCTGCGGCCGCTGGGGCATCTCGATGCATCATCGTTCGCCGGGGCGTCGCACTTTGTCGCAAGGCTCAACCGGGAGCTTGTTCGGGCCGCGCGCATCAACTCGCGCCTCCTGTTGCACGACGCCGCGTCTCTCGCCGCCACGAGCGGCGTCGCCTGGCACGCTCCGGATCGTTGGTACTCGTACAAGATTCCGACGTCGCCCGAGGCGGATGTCGTGACGGGTCACTCGCTCGCGTCGCTCATCGCGGCGGCGCGCGGCCGGAGTCGGAAGGTGCTCGTCCTCGACCTCGACAACACGATGTGGGGCGGCGTGATCGGTGACGACGGTCCGGACAAGATCGTGATCGGCCGAGAGACGCCTCGCGGCGAAGCGTACACCGCGTTCCAGGAGTATGCGCGGCGTCTCAAGGACCGCGGTGTTTTGCTCGCCGTGTGCTCGAAGAACGATGACGCGATGGCGCGCCGCGGATTCTCGCACCCAGACAGCGTGCTGCGCATCGGCGATTTCGCGGCGTTCGTCGCGAACTGGGAGCCGAAACACCAGAACATCGAGGCGATCGCGCGCCAGTTGAACCTCGGGCTCGACAGCTTCGTGTTCGTCGACGACAACCCGGCCGAGCGCCACCTGGTCGAGGCGCAGTTGCCGATGGTCGCCGTTCCCAACGTCGGCGACGACGTATGCCGGTACCCCGCGATCATCGACGCGGCTCGTTACTTCGAGACGATCTCGCTGTCCGCCGAGGACGCCCAGCGCACGGCGCTCTACGCGCAGAACGCCGAACGCGAGGCGCTTGCCCAGAAGTTCGAGGACTACGACGCGTATCTCGCGTCGCTCGGAATGGTCGGCGAGATCGACGCGTTCTCGCCAGTGTACCTCGACCGAATCACGCAGCTCACCAACAAGACCAACCAGTTCAACCTCACGACGCGGCGCTATACGAAGGCGGAGATGGAAGCGGTGGCCGCGGACCCGGAGTACATCACGCTGTACGGACGCCTCACCGACGTCTTCGGCGACAACGGGCTGGTTTCCGTCGTCATTGGGCGTCGTGACGATCGAACGCTGCACGTCGATCTGTGGCTCATGAGCTGCCGCGTCCTGAAGCGCGGGATGGAGGACGCGATGCTCGACGCGCTGGTGTTGCGCGCGCGGCAGGCCGGCGTCGATAGAATCGTCGGCTACTACATTCCCACGGCGCGAAACGGCATGGTCGCCGAACACTATTCAAAGCTTGGCTTCACGCAACTGACCGACGACGGGCCGGAACGAACGTCGTGGTGTCTCGAGCTGGCCGGGGAACGGGAGTACTCGCCGCGCAACCGCCACATCCGTCATGCGAACGGAGGAGGAGGGGAGAAGACCGGTGCCGGACATACTTGA
- a CDS encoding glycosyltransferase family 4 protein: MSGATRYWTFEDAFPRSNDRDPDVTQAHPPRPKPTYALVLPWDPTGPGGVNQVVVNLYRQIAEAGEFEPLLIVNRWSARRPIETMVDGRRTIYIRSPWAEGARWGFVKWLVSAPRHLADMWRIARRNRVVAFNAHYPSLGAFGIALLRWAKLFRGSLILSFHGMDITEIRAGRGLEPRAWRFVFDRATAMVACSRAFGEEVKALTGTEAVVVHNGLDVDHFVQSVDRSPDPLAPVGDRRFVLGVATFERKKGLDVLVRAFADVRRSSPGVALVLVGRPAEATAELRSLTSTLGLDNDVFFFENVPHAQVSRFFERAAVFCLPSRAEPFGIVILEAGAFNVPVVATRVGGIPEILDDGETGILVPPDDPSALAAALARVLSDRELAGRAGRRLHERVRSDFSWRRAYEAYRSLAPHPPEGPALTSGATSSSTT, translated from the coding sequence TTGTCCGGCGCGACCCGCTACTGGACGTTCGAGGACGCATTCCCACGATCCAACGACCGTGACCCCGACGTGACACAGGCTCATCCGCCCCGCCCCAAGCCGACGTACGCCCTCGTGCTGCCTTGGGACCCGACCGGCCCAGGCGGCGTCAACCAGGTCGTTGTCAATCTGTACCGGCAGATCGCGGAGGCTGGGGAATTCGAGCCGCTCTTGATCGTGAATCGATGGTCGGCGCGCCGGCCAATCGAGACGATGGTCGACGGCCGTCGAACGATATACATCCGCTCACCGTGGGCCGAAGGGGCCCGCTGGGGCTTCGTCAAATGGCTCGTGAGCGCGCCCCGCCACCTCGCGGACATGTGGCGAATCGCTCGCCGAAACCGCGTCGTCGCTTTCAACGCGCATTATCCGTCGCTCGGTGCGTTTGGCATCGCGCTCCTTCGATGGGCGAAGCTCTTTCGAGGCTCGCTGATCCTGTCCTTTCATGGAATGGACATTACGGAAATACGAGCCGGCCGCGGGCTGGAGCCGCGGGCCTGGCGCTTCGTTTTCGACCGCGCCACGGCGATGGTGGCTTGTTCGCGCGCGTTCGGTGAGGAGGTGAAGGCCCTCACTGGAACCGAGGCCGTCGTCGTGCACAATGGGCTCGACGTCGATCACTTCGTTCAATCGGTGGATCGAAGCCCCGACCCACTGGCGCCGGTCGGCGATCGCCGGTTCGTGCTGGGCGTCGCGACCTTCGAACGAAAAAAGGGTCTCGACGTTCTGGTGCGCGCGTTCGCCGACGTAAGGCGATCGAGCCCCGGCGTCGCCCTCGTCCTGGTTGGACGTCCCGCGGAGGCGACGGCGGAGCTTCGATCGCTCACGTCGACGCTCGGACTCGACAACGACGTGTTCTTCTTCGAGAACGTGCCGCATGCGCAGGTCTCGCGATTCTTCGAGCGCGCCGCCGTCTTCTGTCTCCCGTCTCGCGCGGAACCGTTCGGGATCGTGATCTTGGAGGCGGGGGCGTTCAACGTTCCCGTGGTCGCGACGCGCGTCGGTGGTATTCCGGAGATTCTGGACGATGGCGAGACGGGCATCCTGGTTCCTCCGGACGACCCGTCAGCGCTGGCCGCGGCCCTAGCGCGTGTCCTGTCGGACCGCGAACTCGCCGGCAGGGCCGGCCGAAGACTCCACGAACGCGTGCGCTCCGACTTCTCGTGGAGGCGGGCCTACGAAGCGTATCGGAGCCTCGCTCCGCATCCACCCGAAGGTCCCGCCCTCACAAGCGGCGCTACTTCGTCGTCCACCACTTGA